One genomic window of Deinococcus aetherius includes the following:
- a CDS encoding ArsR/SmtB family transcription factor → MPISGTRTLKLDGEASLPVLHALANDTRLLILSLLSHNVMNVSELTTALGLPYATVFFHLKKLEGAGLLHVEYTPGTRGSQKLVSKRYDELLFKLPGVKVEAGDDVVEVSMPVGAYRQVDARPMCGLMSDSRMIGRVDDPRSFFEPEHVFAQVLWFRSGFVDYAFPNNLPFGAHATELELSMELCSEAPQYNLDWPSDITLWVNEVEVGTWTSPSDFGGERGKLTPTWWSDDQSMYGLLKRWRVTPEGSFLDDEPLSDVRLADLRPEDNNHIAVRLGVKEDARHVGGLNLFGRHCGNHPQDLMMRTRYAFAAHEKPYRLR, encoded by the coding sequence ATGCCCATCTCCGGTACCCGCACCCTCAAGCTCGACGGTGAGGCGTCGCTGCCCGTGTTGCACGCCCTCGCCAACGACACGCGGCTGCTGATCCTCAGCCTGCTCTCCCACAACGTCATGAACGTCTCGGAACTCACGACCGCCCTGGGGCTCCCGTACGCGACGGTGTTTTTCCACCTCAAGAAACTGGAGGGCGCCGGGCTGCTCCACGTCGAGTACACGCCGGGTACGCGCGGTTCGCAGAAACTGGTGTCCAAACGCTACGACGAGCTGCTCTTCAAGCTTCCCGGCGTGAAGGTCGAGGCGGGCGACGACGTGGTGGAGGTCAGCATGCCGGTGGGCGCGTACCGCCAGGTGGACGCCCGGCCCATGTGCGGCCTGATGTCCGACTCGCGGATGATCGGGCGGGTAGACGACCCGCGCTCCTTTTTCGAGCCCGAACACGTGTTCGCGCAGGTGCTGTGGTTCCGCTCGGGCTTCGTGGACTACGCCTTCCCGAACAACCTCCCCTTCGGCGCGCACGCCACCGAACTCGAACTGTCGATGGAGCTCTGCTCGGAGGCACCCCAGTACAATCTCGACTGGCCCTCGGACATCACCCTTTGGGTGAACGAGGTCGAGGTCGGCACCTGGACCTCGCCGAGTGACTTCGGCGGCGAACGCGGCAAGCTCACGCCCACGTGGTGGTCGGACGACCAGAGCATGTACGGCCTCCTCAAACGCTGGCGGGTGACGCCGGAGGGCTCCTTCCTCGACGACGAGCCGCTCTCGGACGTGAGGCTCGCGGACCTGCGCCCGGAGGACAACAACCACATCGCGGTCCGGCTCGGCGTGAAGGAGGACGCCCGGCACGTCGGCGGGCTCAACCTCTTCGGGCGGCACTGCGGCAACCACCCCCAGGACCTTATGATGCGCACGCGCTACGCCTTCGCGGCCCACGAGAAGCCGTACCGCCTGCGCTGA
- a CDS encoding ABC transporter substrate-binding protein codes for MTRLTRLLTLGALMSGAALAQQPTKITFWNFLGGGDGARMKTLIDGYNDSQKKYQVQQTVLAWGVPFYTKVRTSTSVGQAPDLISFHLSRISGWAPENLLRPITTQELASAGLKQADFFPKLWQAANYQGKTYAVPLDTHPMILYYNKDIAGKAGLLDASGKLKPINSVADFTAAMKAVKDKTGAYGLAIENGPNSYMGWRMWVSMVAQQGGQIVKDNKVVAGEAGKKALTDMVNWFKAGYIQKNPDYPTSVAQFTTGKAAFMINGVWEVPTMVDGTKTKKLPFAYGVAPLPKFYGNQQNVWGDSHGFAIPNNAKNPIPADHVAGALDFIAYVQKNGVTWGQGGHIPAYLPVANSAQYNALKPNADYAKASASNVTYDPPGWYSGAAGPLEAIAAKYLPAAFAGQLSVDKALSMFENEANKLMAGRPKP; via the coding sequence ATGACCCGACTGACCCGTCTTCTGACCCTCGGCGCCCTGATGAGCGGCGCGGCCCTCGCCCAGCAGCCCACCAAGATCACCTTCTGGAACTTCCTGGGCGGCGGCGACGGCGCGCGCATGAAGACCCTGATCGACGGCTACAACGACAGCCAGAAGAAATACCAGGTTCAACAGACCGTGCTCGCGTGGGGCGTGCCCTTCTACACCAAGGTCCGTACCTCCACCTCGGTGGGGCAGGCCCCCGACCTGATCTCCTTCCACCTGTCGCGCATCAGCGGCTGGGCGCCGGAGAACCTGCTGCGGCCCATCACGACGCAGGAACTCGCCTCCGCGGGGCTCAAGCAGGCCGACTTCTTCCCGAAGCTGTGGCAGGCCGCGAACTATCAGGGCAAGACCTACGCGGTGCCGCTCGACACCCACCCGATGATCCTGTACTACAACAAGGACATCGCCGGGAAAGCTGGGCTGCTCGACGCCAGTGGCAAGCTCAAGCCCATCAACTCGGTCGCCGACTTCACCGCCGCGATGAAGGCGGTCAAGGACAAGACGGGTGCCTACGGCCTCGCCATCGAGAACGGCCCCAACTCGTACATGGGCTGGCGCATGTGGGTGTCGATGGTCGCCCAGCAGGGCGGGCAGATCGTCAAGGACAACAAGGTCGTGGCGGGCGAGGCCGGGAAAAAGGCCCTGACCGACATGGTGAACTGGTTCAAGGCCGGGTACATCCAGAAAAACCCCGACTACCCCACCTCGGTCGCGCAGTTCACGACGGGCAAGGCCGCCTTCATGATCAACGGCGTGTGGGAGGTGCCGACGATGGTGGACGGCACCAAGACGAAGAAGCTGCCCTTCGCCTACGGAGTGGCGCCCCTGCCCAAGTTCTACGGCAATCAGCAGAACGTGTGGGGCGACTCGCACGGCTTCGCCATCCCCAACAACGCCAAGAACCCCATTCCGGCGGATCATGTGGCGGGCGCGCTTGACTTCATCGCCTACGTGCAGAAGAACGGGGTGACGTGGGGCCAGGGCGGCCACATCCCCGCCTACCTCCCGGTGGCGAACTCGGCGCAATACAACGCCCTCAAGCCCAACGCGGACTATGCCAAGGCCTCGGCCTCCAACGTCACGTATGACCCGCCCGGCTGGTACAGCGGCGCGGCGGGCCCGCTGGAGGCGATTGCCGCGAAGTACCTGCCCGCCGCCTTCGCGGGACAGCTCAGCGTGGACAAGGCCCTGAGCATGTTCGAGAACGAGGCCAACAAGCTGATGGCGGGCCGTCCCAAGCCCTGA
- a CDS encoding carbohydrate ABC transporter permease translates to MRDTLTPQARVQTGVPRTTRRRPPGGPIALLMLAPFLIAYLLFFVFPIGRAVQLSLTQSSLTATGPFVGLANYVQLVGDSDFWASVLHTGTFALYTVIPVTLLGLLMALAVNRLVRARNFAQALFFLPFVLPVSVVTLLWQWILNSSFGLVHALTGTEVAWFGEPGTAMPTVAFVTVWWTVGFNMLLFLAGLQNVSKEVYEAAELDGAVGWKSFRFITWPLLWPVTTLVLTLQLISSLKIFSQVYILTGGGPFNSTRVVLEYMYDTAFQNLDAGYASAIAVAFFLIILLVSLVQAALLRGRS, encoded by the coding sequence GTGCGAGACACCCTTACACCCCAGGCCCGCGTTCAGACCGGCGTTCCGCGCACGACCCGCAGGCGTCCCCCGGGGGGGCCCATCGCCCTGCTGATGCTGGCCCCGTTCCTGATCGCCTACCTGCTGTTCTTCGTCTTTCCCATCGGTCGGGCGGTGCAGCTCAGTCTCACGCAGTCGAGCCTCACCGCGACCGGGCCCTTCGTGGGGCTCGCCAACTACGTGCAGCTCGTGGGCGACTCCGACTTCTGGGCCTCGGTCCTGCATACCGGCACCTTCGCGCTGTACACGGTCATTCCGGTCACGCTGCTGGGGCTGCTGATGGCCCTGGCGGTCAACCGGCTGGTCCGGGCGCGCAACTTCGCGCAGGCGCTGTTCTTCCTGCCGTTCGTGCTGCCCGTCAGTGTCGTCACGCTGCTGTGGCAGTGGATTCTCAACTCCTCGTTCGGTCTCGTCCACGCCCTGACGGGCACGGAGGTCGCGTGGTTCGGGGAGCCGGGCACCGCCATGCCCACGGTCGCCTTCGTGACCGTGTGGTGGACCGTGGGCTTCAACATGCTGCTGTTCCTCGCCGGGCTGCAAAACGTCTCCAAGGAGGTGTACGAGGCGGCGGAACTCGACGGCGCGGTGGGGTGGAAGTCCTTCCGGTTCATCACCTGGCCGCTGCTGTGGCCCGTGACTACCCTGGTGCTGACCCTGCAACTGATCTCGTCTCTCAAGATCTTCTCGCAGGTCTACATCCTGACGGGCGGGGGGCCCTTCAACTCGACCCGGGTGGTGCTGGAGTACATGTACGACACGGCCTTTCAGAACCTCGACGCGGGGTACGCCTCGGCCATCGCGGTCGCCTTTTTCCTGATCATCCTGCTCGTGTCGCTGGTGCAGGCCGCGCTGCTGCGGGGGCGCTCATGA
- a CDS encoding carbohydrate ABC transporter permease, whose amino-acid sequence MTHASTARPGNRTWGAIATGATLLLGVLWAFPLLWAVLTALKTEEQAVAQPLQWLPTTPTFTAFRDVLTVGNLPRWFLNSALTSLAITLATVALAALAAYAFSQLQFRGKNILFWVFLAGIMVPFEALLIPLFRLMNDLGTVNTYAGIILPQIVSPVAVYVFKGFFDQVPKEIREAAVVDGANEWRILWNVFVPLSGTVLWAIGIVTFIAAWNNFLWPFIITTSPEMMTIPLGLTQVQDAYGLRFARTMATAVLGGLPVVLAYLIFQRRVTEGFLTVTGVKG is encoded by the coding sequence ATGACCCACGCCAGCACTGCTCGGCCCGGCAACCGGACCTGGGGGGCCATCGCCACCGGCGCCACGCTCCTGCTCGGCGTGCTGTGGGCCTTTCCCCTCCTGTGGGCGGTGCTGACCGCGCTGAAGACCGAGGAGCAGGCGGTCGCGCAGCCTCTCCAGTGGCTGCCCACGACCCCGACCTTCACCGCCTTTCGTGACGTGCTCACCGTCGGCAACCTGCCGCGCTGGTTTCTCAACTCCGCGCTGACCTCGCTGGCGATCACGCTCGCCACGGTGGCGCTGGCGGCGCTCGCCGCCTACGCTTTCTCGCAGCTCCAATTCCGGGGGAAAAACATCCTGTTCTGGGTGTTCCTGGCGGGCATCATGGTGCCGTTCGAGGCGCTGCTCATCCCGCTCTTCCGCCTGATGAACGACCTGGGCACGGTAAACACCTACGCGGGCATCATCCTGCCGCAGATCGTCTCGCCGGTCGCGGTGTACGTGTTCAAGGGCTTTTTCGATCAGGTGCCGAAAGAGATCCGCGAGGCCGCCGTGGTGGACGGCGCGAACGAGTGGCGCATCCTGTGGAACGTCTTCGTGCCCCTGAGTGGCACGGTGCTGTGGGCCATCGGCATCGTGACCTTTATCGCCGCCTGGAACAACTTCCTGTGGCCCTTCATCATCACGACCTCGCCCGAGATGATGACGATTCCCCTGGGCCTCACCCAAGTGCAGGACGCCTACGGCCTGCGCTTCGCCCGCACGATGGCGACCGCCGTGCTGGGCGGCCTGCCGGTGGTCCTCGCCTACCTGATCTTCCAGCGCCGCGTCACCGAGGGCTTCCTCACCGTGACGGGCGTGAAGGGTTGA
- a CDS encoding glycoside hydrolase family 2 protein produces MSPSSNTPLHPRPQLTRERWDDLGGVWGFAHDDGDLGMDERWFEREEVFGQTITVPFPPESVASGLRATGYHPVVWYRRTLTVADEDRAGRVLLHFGAVDYRARVWVNGRLVAEHEGGHTPFTADLTSVLVPGETQVVVVRAEDDPLDLAQPRGKQDWEEKPHAIWYHRTTGIWQPVWLEVVPRTHVETLRWTPDVDRGQLGLHLRLNRVGEQTLRVRVRLSLRGKRLADDTYTLEGREVRREIEIDPLRLRAERKDLVWSPRRPNLIDAQITLLDDDDNVLDEVGSYAGLRSVGVRDGRFQLNGQPYYLRLVLAQNYWPESHLAAPSEEALRREVELVKELGFNGVRIHQKVEDPRFLYWCDRLGVLVWGEMANAYVFTPEAQRRLTREWVEALERDYNHPCVVTWVPVNESWGVPNLEGDPAQRAFVRGLYELTKSLDPTRPAIGNDGWELVAGDILGVHDYSLDGETLRERYSSQEALEHTLRGVQPSRRNFYLAGHHRQGEPVMLTEFGGLSHAPGDSDRWWGYGTLPDTDALLARYEELLGAVLDSPVIAGFCYTQLTDTEQETNGLLREDRTSKLDPERVRAINTRVSRFLQHDVLQEIHALADERRLEQLRAERERETLAND; encoded by the coding sequence ATGTCCCCCTCCTCCAACACCCCCCTGCACCCCCGCCCGCAACTCACCCGTGAACGCTGGGACGACCTCGGCGGCGTCTGGGGCTTCGCGCACGACGACGGCGACCTCGGTATGGACGAGCGGTGGTTCGAGCGCGAGGAGGTGTTCGGCCAGACCATCACCGTGCCCTTCCCGCCCGAATCGGTGGCGAGCGGCCTGCGGGCGACGGGGTACCACCCGGTCGTCTGGTACCGCCGCACGCTCACCGTGGCGGATGAGGACCGCGCGGGCCGCGTCCTGCTCCACTTTGGGGCCGTGGACTACCGCGCCCGGGTCTGGGTGAACGGGCGCCTCGTCGCCGAACACGAGGGGGGCCACACGCCCTTCACCGCCGACCTCACCTCCGTTCTGGTGCCGGGCGAGACGCAGGTCGTCGTGGTGCGGGCCGAGGACGATCCCCTGGACCTCGCCCAGCCGCGCGGCAAGCAGGACTGGGAGGAGAAACCGCACGCGATCTGGTACCACCGCACGACCGGCATCTGGCAGCCCGTGTGGCTGGAAGTCGTGCCGCGCACTCACGTCGAGACCCTGCGCTGGACGCCCGACGTGGACCGGGGGCAACTCGGCCTGCACCTGCGCCTGAACAGGGTGGGGGAACAGACCCTGCGCGTCCGCGTGCGGCTGAGCCTCCGGGGCAAGCGGCTCGCGGACGACACCTACACCCTGGAGGGGCGGGAGGTCCGCCGCGAGATCGAGATCGACCCCCTGCGCCTGCGGGCCGAGCGCAAGGACCTCGTGTGGAGCCCCCGGCGGCCCAACCTGATCGACGCCCAGATCACCCTCCTCGACGACGACGACAACGTGCTGGACGAAGTGGGCAGCTACGCGGGCCTGCGGAGCGTGGGCGTGCGCGACGGAAGATTCCAGCTCAACGGCCAGCCGTACTACCTGCGTCTGGTGCTGGCTCAGAACTACTGGCCCGAGTCGCACCTCGCCGCGCCGTCGGAGGAGGCCCTGCGCCGCGAGGTCGAACTCGTCAAGGAACTCGGCTTCAACGGGGTGCGCATCCACCAGAAGGTGGAAGACCCGCGCTTCCTGTACTGGTGCGACCGGTTGGGCGTGCTGGTGTGGGGCGAGATGGCGAACGCGTACGTCTTCACCCCCGAGGCGCAGCGGCGCCTGACGCGCGAGTGGGTGGAGGCGCTGGAGCGGGATTACAACCACCCCTGCGTCGTGACCTGGGTGCCCGTCAACGAGTCGTGGGGCGTGCCCAACCTGGAGGGGGACCCGGCGCAGCGGGCCTTCGTGCGCGGCCTGTACGAGCTGACGAAATCGCTGGACCCCACCCGCCCGGCCATCGGTAACGACGGCTGGGAACTGGTGGCGGGAGACATCCTGGGCGTGCACGACTACTCGCTCGACGGCGAAACCCTGCGCGAGCGGTACAGCTCGCAGGAGGCGCTGGAGCACACCCTGCGGGGGGTTCAGCCCTCGCGGCGCAACTTCTACCTTGCCGGGCACCACCGCCAGGGCGAGCCCGTGATGCTCACCGAGTTCGGCGGGCTCAGCCACGCTCCGGGCGACTCGGACCGCTGGTGGGGCTACGGCACCCTGCCCGACACGGACGCGCTGCTCGCCCGCTACGAGGAACTCCTGGGCGCCGTGCTCGACAGCCCCGTCATCGCGGGGTTTTGCTACACCCAGCTCACCGACACCGAGCAGGAGACCAACGGCCTGCTGCGCGAGGACCGCACGTCCAAGCTCGACCCCGAGCGGGTGCGGGCGATCAACACCCGCGTCTCCCGGTTCCTGCAACACGACGTCCTTCAGGAAATCCACGCCCTCGCCGACGAACGCCGCCTCGAACAGCTCCGCGCCGAGCGCGAGCGGGAGACGCTCGCCAACGATTAG
- a CDS encoding xylulokinase, producing MYLGLDLGTGSVKVALFGEGGEPVREASGAYAVQAPRPSWAESDPEEWWAAVGRVTREVVGEDGPRVRALGLSGQMHGVVLCGADGVPLRPAVLWADGRASSVLGAYRALPGELRLTLRNPVTAGMAGPGLLWLRGHEADLYARARWALQPKDWLRLRLTGEAHAEPSDASGTLLYDPERDGWNFPLVEALGLRADLLAPLVPSGAVAGVLTPGAASHLGLPPGLPVAAGAADTAAALLGTGLPAGQVQLTVGTGAQLVLREEGVPGARPGLHVFRTAAQRGGYLLGAVQNAGLALEWARRALRCEWEEFYALAREAEPGSRGLLFLPYLTGDRTPHLDPHARGGWLGAGLEHGPHHLARAAFEGVALSIREALLLLPETARPALRLAGGGSVHPWWRQLLADVLGRPLEGVEVPGASALGAALLARAAVTGRAPEVEGPRIQETVEPHSDHDWAEVAGRFAAAYGALRDWFPAGGQDGR from the coding sequence ATGTACCTCGGCCTTGACCTCGGCACCGGTAGCGTCAAGGTCGCCCTCTTCGGGGAGGGGGGTGAGCCCGTCCGCGAGGCGAGCGGGGCCTACGCGGTGCAGGCCCCCCGCCCCAGCTGGGCCGAGAGCGACCCGGAGGAATGGTGGGCGGCGGTCGGGCGCGTCACCCGCGAGGTGGTGGGGGAGGACGGCCCCCGCGTCCGGGCGCTCGGCCTCTCCGGGCAGATGCACGGGGTGGTGCTCTGCGGGGCGGACGGTGTGCCCCTGCGCCCGGCGGTGCTGTGGGCGGACGGCCGGGCCTCCTCCGTCCTGGGCGCTTACCGCGCGCTGCCCGGGGAACTGCGGCTCACCCTGCGTAATCCCGTCACGGCGGGCATGGCCGGTCCCGGCCTGCTGTGGCTACGGGGGCACGAGGCGGACCTCTACGCCCGCGCCCGTTGGGCTCTGCAACCCAAGGACTGGCTGCGCCTGCGCCTGACGGGAGAGGCGCACGCCGAGCCCTCCGACGCCTCCGGGACGCTGCTCTACGACCCGGAGCGCGACGGGTGGAACTTTCCGCTGGTCGAGGCGCTGGGGCTGAGGGCCGACCTGCTGGCGCCGCTCGTCCCGTCGGGGGCGGTGGCGGGGGTCCTCACCCCGGGCGCGGCCTCGCACCTGGGTTTGCCCCCGGGGCTGCCCGTCGCGGCGGGGGCGGCGGACACGGCGGCGGCGCTCCTGGGTACCGGGCTCCCCGCCGGACAGGTACAGCTCACGGTGGGGACGGGGGCGCAACTCGTGCTCCGGGAGGAGGGGGTGCCGGGGGCTCGGCCGGGATTGCACGTCTTCCGCACGGCGGCGCAGCGGGGCGGGTATCTCCTCGGCGCCGTGCAGAACGCAGGGCTCGCCCTGGAGTGGGCGCGGCGAGCCCTGCGCTGCGAGTGGGAGGAGTTCTACGCGCTCGCGCGGGAGGCGGAACCGGGGTCACGCGGCCTGCTGTTCTTGCCGTACCTCACGGGGGACCGCACCCCACACCTCGACCCCCACGCGCGGGGCGGCTGGCTCGGCGCAGGGCTGGAGCACGGGCCGCACCACCTTGCCCGCGCCGCCTTCGAGGGGGTGGCGCTCTCCATCCGGGAGGCGCTGCTCCTCCTCCCGGAGACCGCGCGGCCCGCCCTGCGGCTGGCGGGCGGGGGCTCGGTCCACCCGTGGTGGCGGCAACTCCTCGCCGACGTCCTGGGGCGCCCGCTGGAAGGGGTGGAGGTGCCCGGGGCCTCGGCGCTCGGGGCGGCGCTGCTCGCCCGGGCGGCGGTCACGGGGCGGGCGCCCGAGGTCGAGGGTCCCCGTATCCAGGAGACCGTCGAACCTCATTCTGACCACGACTGGGCGGAGGTCGCCGGACGTTTTGCGGCAGCCTACGGGGCGCTGCGGGATTGGTTTCCGGCCGGGGGCCAGGACGGGCGCTGA
- a CDS encoding cupin domain-containing protein has protein sequence MPFFNQDIARLVQDNSFFRQEVHSFFRQEVHTAEHSQLVVMSVEPGDDIGEEVHEVDQVLVFVSGQGEAVLNGERSPVGANSLVIVPAGTRHNFVNTGQEPMKLFTVYAPPEEEPGTLHRDKAEAEAAEAEKAEVRAAPERR, from the coding sequence ATGCCGTTTTTCAACCAGGACATCGCGCGGCTCGTTCAGGACAACTCGTTCTTCCGGCAGGAGGTCCACTCGTTCTTCCGGCAGGAGGTCCACACGGCCGAGCACAGCCAGCTTGTCGTGATGAGCGTCGAGCCGGGAGACGACATCGGCGAGGAGGTCCACGAGGTCGATCAGGTTCTCGTGTTCGTCTCCGGGCAGGGCGAGGCGGTGCTGAACGGCGAGCGCAGCCCGGTCGGGGCAAATTCGCTCGTGATCGTGCCCGCCGGGACTCGCCACAATTTCGTGAACACCGGGCAGGAGCCCATGAAGCTCTTCACGGTGTACGCGCCCCCCGAGGAGGAGCCCGGCACCCTCCACCGCGACAAGGCGGAGGCCGAGGCCGCCGAGGCGGAGAAGGCGGAGGTTCGAGCTGCCCCAGAAAGACGTTGA
- a CDS encoding HAD family hydrolase gives MSNYRGVIFDIDGTLVDSNDAHARAWVRAFADQGIEVPFDQVRPLIGMGGDQLVPRVTGIEKGDPRYQPLSDGWKRHFQEEELPNLRAQPGSRALLEALRARGLKLIAGTSADEALVGGLLKIAGAEDLLTEHTTSSDVEASKPEPDIVQAAVTKLGLKPEEVLMVGDTPFDVESARKAGVDTVALRCGGDSRFEGAVAVYDSPQDWLDHLGESPVA, from the coding sequence GTGAGCAACTACCGAGGGGTCATCTTCGACATCGACGGCACGCTGGTGGACAGCAACGACGCGCACGCCCGCGCCTGGGTGCGTGCTTTCGCCGACCAGGGCATCGAGGTGCCTTTCGATCAGGTCCGGCCCCTCATCGGCATGGGGGGTGACCAGCTCGTGCCGCGCGTGACCGGGATCGAGAAGGGTGACCCGCGCTACCAGCCCCTCTCGGACGGCTGGAAACGCCACTTTCAGGAGGAGGAACTGCCGAACCTGAGGGCGCAGCCGGGCAGCCGCGCCCTGCTCGAAGCCCTGCGGGCCCGGGGATTGAAACTCATCGCGGGCACCTCGGCCGACGAGGCGCTTGTGGGGGGGCTGCTCAAGATCGCCGGGGCCGAGGACCTGCTCACCGAGCACACGACCTCCTCGGACGTGGAGGCCTCCAAACCCGAGCCCGACATCGTGCAGGCCGCCGTCACCAAGCTGGGCCTGAAGCCGGAGGAAGTGCTGATGGTGGGCGACACGCCCTTCGACGTGGAGAGCGCACGTAAGGCGGGCGTGGACACCGTGGCCCTGCGCTGCGGCGGCGACAGCCGCTTCGAGGGCGCGGTCGCCGTGTACGACAGCCCGCAGGACTGGCTCGACCACCTGGGCGAGTCGCCCGTGGCCTGA
- a CDS encoding erythromycin esterase family protein: protein MSDQTLPGIGWDLTDLRAALSSFLGSLPATPRLLALGEPTHGLDAFPAWRNRIFRTLVEEHGFRSVALESDIIAGQGVNAHVTSSEHTLDEVMRTGFSHGFGARPANRELVEWMRNFNADRDPADHLSFYGFDAPLENLWAASPRASLLALHAFLTAHLGDLPVDAATLEHLCGEEARWTNPAAGMDAAQSIGNSGEARQLRLLADDLSGLLETEMPGLTAQPGFWEAQLHARTATGLLRYHAVVADPSPGRVARMLALRDLMMADNLTAIAGREGERGPTLVFAHNVHLQRPVSVMKMRGMSLEWWSAGAHVSLRLGSRYAFIASELGPAPERGVEPDADTLQGALLDPARPATLIGAREPTAARSERPGTGTDAPVQAGSFPPELRHLPLADGVLLVRGATD from the coding sequence ATGTCAGATCAGACTCTGCCCGGGATCGGCTGGGACCTCACCGACCTGCGCGCCGCCCTCTCTTCCTTTCTGGGCAGCCTGCCCGCTACGCCGCGACTCCTCGCCCTGGGTGAGCCGACTCACGGCCTCGACGCCTTCCCGGCCTGGCGCAACCGCATCTTCCGCACGCTGGTCGAGGAGCACGGGTTCCGATCTGTCGCCCTCGAAAGTGACATCATCGCGGGGCAGGGGGTGAATGCCCACGTCACGTCCAGCGAGCACACCCTGGATGAGGTCATGCGAACGGGCTTCAGCCACGGCTTCGGTGCCCGTCCGGCCAACCGGGAACTGGTCGAGTGGATGAGGAACTTCAACGCTGACCGTGACCCCGCCGATCACCTGAGCTTCTACGGCTTCGACGCGCCCCTGGAGAACCTGTGGGCGGCCAGTCCCCGCGCGAGCCTGCTCGCCCTGCACGCTTTCCTGACCGCGCATCTGGGCGACCTCCCCGTGGACGCGGCCACCCTTGAACACCTCTGCGGGGAGGAGGCCCGCTGGACCAATCCGGCGGCCGGGATGGACGCGGCGCAGTCCATCGGCAACAGCGGCGAGGCACGGCAACTCCGGTTGCTGGCGGACGACCTCTCCGGTCTCCTCGAAACCGAAATGCCGGGACTCACCGCACAACCGGGGTTCTGGGAGGCGCAGCTCCACGCCCGCACGGCGACCGGCCTCCTCCGGTATCACGCCGTCGTTGCCGACCCCTCGCCCGGCCGGGTGGCGCGAATGCTGGCGCTGCGGGACCTGATGATGGCCGACAACCTCACTGCCATCGCGGGGCGTGAGGGGGAGCGCGGGCCGACCCTCGTGTTCGCCCACAACGTCCACCTGCAACGCCCGGTCAGCGTGATGAAGATGCGAGGCATGAGCCTGGAGTGGTGGAGTGCCGGAGCGCACGTCAGCCTTCGCCTCGGTAGCCGGTACGCCTTTATCGCGAGTGAACTGGGCCCGGCGCCGGAAAGGGGCGTTGAACCCGACGCGGACACGTTGCAGGGCGCCCTGCTCGACCCCGCTCGCCCGGCCACCCTGATCGGCGCCCGGGAACCGACGGCCGCACGCTCGGAACGACCGGGCACGGGAACGGACGCTCCTGTTCAGGCCGGTTCTTTCCCCCCCGAACTCCGGCACCTGCCGCTCGCGGACGGCGTGCTCCTGGTGCGGGGCGCGACAGACTGA